Proteins encoded by one window of Streptacidiphilus sp. PB12-B1b:
- a CDS encoding MaoC family dehydratase, protein MTAKVNYDEVEVGAELPAQSFPVTRATLVQYAGASGDFNPIHWNEAFATSVGLPDVIGHGMFTMAEAIRVVTDWLGDPGAVVEYGVRFTKPVVVPNDGVGAVIEVSAKVGAKLDDRRVRVDLLATSAGQKVLGMSRAVVQLA, encoded by the coding sequence ATGACCGCGAAGGTCAACTACGACGAGGTCGAGGTCGGGGCCGAGCTTCCGGCGCAGTCCTTTCCGGTGACCCGCGCCACCCTGGTCCAGTACGCCGGGGCCTCGGGCGACTTCAACCCGATCCACTGGAACGAGGCGTTCGCCACATCGGTGGGCCTGCCGGACGTCATCGGCCACGGCATGTTCACCATGGCCGAGGCGATCCGGGTGGTCACCGACTGGCTCGGCGACCCGGGCGCGGTGGTCGAGTACGGCGTGCGCTTCACCAAGCCGGTGGTGGTCCCGAACGACGGCGTCGGCGCGGTGATCGAGGTCTCGGCCAAGGTCGGGGCGAAGCTGGACGACCGCCGGGTGCGGGTGGACCTGCTGGCCACCAGCGCGGGCCAGAAGGTGCTGGGCATGTCCCGGGCCGTAGTCCAGCTGGCCTGA
- a CDS encoding DHA2 family efflux MFS transporter permease subunit, protein MRKGNPAVWAFVITSTAGFMAALDNLVVTTALPSIRAHLGGGITDLEWTVNAYTLTFAVLLMLGAALGDRFGRRRIFTLGLTLFTLSSLGAALAPDIGALIAARAAQGVGAALLTPVSLTLLTSAVPPARRGAAFGAWGAVNGMAIALGPLIGGTVVEHLSWQWIFALNVPIGLALIPLARLRLTESHGPNGRLDIPGTALASAGLFGIVFALIRGNSDGWSSPTVLTGLVAGAALLVAFVAWEMHTDAPLLPMRLFRNRAFAAVNSASLLMSLGMFGSIFLLSQWLQNAQGYSPMEAGVRMLPWTAMPMVVAPIAGLFVDRIGGRVIIAAGLALQTAGLTWFALIVAAHVGYAAQLPALILSGIGMALFFSPVAAVLMGSVEPEEQGVASGANSALREVGGALGIAVLTSVFTAHGGYGSPQAFADGLDPALWVGAAAIAAAVVAALVIPRRRRAAGAPEAAAESQAPTLSPVS, encoded by the coding sequence ATGCGCAAGGGCAATCCAGCAGTCTGGGCCTTCGTCATCACCAGCACCGCCGGCTTCATGGCCGCCCTCGACAACCTCGTCGTCACCACCGCCCTCCCCTCCATTCGGGCGCACCTCGGCGGCGGCATCACCGACCTCGAATGGACCGTCAACGCCTACACCCTGACCTTCGCCGTGCTGCTGATGCTCGGCGCCGCCCTCGGCGACCGCTTCGGCCGCCGCCGGATATTCACCCTCGGGCTCACCCTGTTCACCCTCTCCTCGCTGGGCGCGGCCCTCGCCCCCGACATCGGCGCGCTGATCGCCGCCCGCGCCGCCCAGGGCGTCGGCGCGGCCCTGCTCACCCCGGTCAGCCTCACCCTGCTCACCTCCGCCGTCCCGCCCGCCCGGCGCGGCGCCGCCTTCGGGGCCTGGGGAGCCGTCAACGGCATGGCCATCGCCCTCGGCCCGCTGATCGGCGGCACCGTGGTCGAACACCTCTCCTGGCAGTGGATCTTCGCGCTGAACGTCCCCATCGGGCTGGCCCTGATACCGCTCGCCCGACTGCGGCTGACCGAGAGCCACGGCCCCAACGGACGCCTCGACATCCCCGGCACCGCCCTCGCCAGCGCCGGCCTCTTCGGCATCGTCTTCGCCCTGATCCGCGGCAACTCCGACGGCTGGAGCAGCCCCACCGTGCTCACCGGACTCGTCGCCGGAGCCGCCCTGCTGGTCGCCTTCGTCGCCTGGGAGATGCACACGGACGCGCCGCTGCTGCCCATGCGGCTGTTCCGCAACCGGGCCTTCGCCGCCGTCAACAGCGCCTCGCTGCTGATGTCCCTGGGCATGTTCGGCTCGATCTTCCTGCTCAGCCAGTGGCTGCAGAACGCCCAGGGCTACAGCCCGATGGAGGCCGGGGTCCGGATGCTGCCCTGGACGGCCATGCCGATGGTGGTCGCGCCCATCGCCGGACTCTTCGTCGACCGCATCGGCGGACGCGTCATCATCGCCGCCGGGCTCGCCCTGCAGACCGCCGGGCTCACCTGGTTCGCCCTGATCGTCGCCGCCCACGTCGGCTACGCCGCGCAGCTCCCCGCGCTGATCCTCTCCGGCATCGGCATGGCCCTGTTCTTCTCGCCGGTCGCGGCGGTGCTCATGGGCTCGGTCGAGCCGGAGGAGCAGGGCGTCGCCTCCGGCGCCAACAGCGCGCTCCGCGAGGTCGGCGGAGCCCTCGGCATCGCCGTCCTCACCTCGGTCTTCACCGCCCACGGCGGCTACGGCAGCCCGCAGGCGTTCGCCGACGGACTGGACCCGGCGCTGTGGGTGGGCGCCGCCGCCATCGCCGCCGCCGTGGTCGCCGCCCTGGTCATCCCGCGCCGCCGCCGGGCCGCCGGGGCGCCCGAGGCCGCCGCCGAGAGCCAGGCCCCCACCCTGTCGCCGGTCTCCTGA
- a CDS encoding NAD-dependent epimerase/dehydratase family protein — MRLLLLGGTEFVGRAVVDEGLARGWEVTAFNRGRQEQAPGATALRGDRTAADGLSALATGEWDVVVDTWSGAPSAVRDAARLLAGRAGHYVYVSSRSVYAFPAPAGLGEDGPLVDGSPDDGEVEYAEAKRGGELAAIAAFGERALLARAGLILGPRENVGRLPWWLRRIERGGPVLAPGPRGLPLQYVDARDLAAWVLDAAGRGLGGAYNVVSPPGHATMGELLESCVRVTGSGAELRWTDPEPILAAGVEPWTDLPVWIPPGELYDALHQGDVGKAVGAGLRCRPVAETVADTWRWLRESDAPPPAPRHGRRPPGLEPEREAELLRRP, encoded by the coding sequence ATGAGGCTGCTGCTGCTGGGTGGGACGGAATTCGTGGGCCGGGCCGTCGTCGACGAGGGGCTGGCCCGGGGCTGGGAGGTGACCGCGTTCAACCGCGGCCGCCAGGAACAGGCGCCGGGCGCCACCGCGCTGCGCGGTGACCGCACCGCCGCTGACGGGCTGTCGGCGCTCGCCACGGGCGAGTGGGACGTCGTGGTGGACACCTGGAGCGGCGCGCCGTCGGCGGTCCGGGACGCCGCGCGGCTGCTGGCCGGGCGGGCCGGGCACTACGTGTACGTGTCCAGCCGCTCGGTGTACGCGTTCCCGGCCCCGGCCGGGCTGGGGGAGGACGGGCCGCTGGTGGACGGCTCGCCCGACGACGGCGAGGTGGAGTACGCCGAGGCCAAGCGCGGCGGGGAGCTGGCGGCCATCGCGGCCTTCGGCGAGCGGGCGCTGCTGGCCCGGGCCGGGCTGATCCTCGGCCCCCGCGAGAACGTCGGACGGCTGCCCTGGTGGCTGCGGCGGATCGAGCGCGGCGGGCCGGTCCTGGCGCCCGGGCCGCGCGGGCTGCCGCTGCAGTACGTGGACGCCCGCGACCTCGCCGCCTGGGTGCTGGACGCCGCCGGGCGCGGGCTCGGCGGCGCGTACAACGTGGTCAGCCCGCCCGGGCACGCCACCATGGGCGAGCTGCTGGAGTCCTGCGTCCGGGTGACCGGCTCCGGCGCCGAGCTGCGGTGGACCGACCCGGAGCCGATCCTGGCCGCCGGGGTCGAGCCCTGGACCGACCTGCCGGTGTGGATCCCGCCGGGCGAGCTGTACGACGCCCTGCACCAGGGGGACGTCGGCAAGGCCGTCGGCGCTGGCCTGCGTTGCCGCCCGGTGGCGGAGACCGTGGCCGACACCTGGCGCTGGCTGCGGGAGTCGGACGCGCCCCCGCCGGCCCCGCGCCACGGCCGTCGCCCGCCCGGGCTGGAGCCGGAGCGGGAGGCGGAGCTGCTGCGGCGGCCCTGA
- a CDS encoding MaoC family dehydratase N-terminal domain-containing protein, which yields MPLDPSFIGRTYPPTAPYEVGREKIREFAEAVGDPNPVYRDQEAAKALGHADVIAPPTFPFVITYRASAQVVNDPELGLDFSRVVHGDQRFVYTRPVRAGDRLAVTCVIESIKSLAGNDVLSVRGEVHEESGEHVVTAHMMLVARAAEEG from the coding sequence ATGCCGCTCGACCCCTCCTTCATCGGGCGGACCTACCCGCCCACGGCCCCGTACGAGGTCGGGCGCGAGAAGATCCGCGAGTTCGCCGAGGCGGTCGGCGACCCCAATCCGGTCTACCGGGACCAGGAGGCCGCCAAGGCCCTGGGCCACGCCGACGTGATCGCCCCGCCCACCTTCCCCTTCGTGATCACCTACCGGGCCTCCGCCCAGGTGGTCAACGACCCGGAGCTGGGCCTGGACTTCTCCCGGGTGGTCCACGGCGACCAGCGCTTCGTCTACACCCGGCCGGTGCGGGCGGGGGACCGGCTGGCGGTCACCTGCGTCATCGAGTCGATCAAGTCGCTGGCCGGCAACGACGTGCTGTCGGTGCGCGGCGAGGTGCACGAGGAGAGCGGTGAGCACGTGGTCACCGCCCACATGATGCTGGTGGCCCGCGCCGCCGAGGAGGGGTGA
- a CDS encoding N-acetyltransferase: MSEQAAVREAVAQDVDAAVRLWTLSHVVRRNGRPLPEAHIASVHRRMATPGALLLLARCPADDEPGAPGAHLGGGDPQRPGADRDGRVDAGWDGGVHDPGSAGPGAVVGTILGLQGLDRDGAGPPVPGLLHISQLSVAPDRWGQHIGRQLVEQVLIRASARGFEQAQLWTHADNLRANRLYKSMGFRRSGRVRIDDWGELLVHYRRAVRG, encoded by the coding sequence ATGAGCGAGCAGGCGGCGGTGCGCGAGGCCGTGGCGCAGGACGTGGACGCGGCGGTACGGCTGTGGACGCTCTCCCATGTCGTCCGCCGCAACGGCAGGCCCCTGCCGGAGGCGCACATCGCCTCGGTCCACCGGCGCATGGCCACGCCGGGGGCGCTGCTGCTGCTCGCCCGCTGCCCGGCGGACGACGAGCCCGGCGCGCCCGGCGCGCACCTTGGCGGCGGCGACCCGCAGCGGCCGGGCGCCGACCGGGACGGCCGCGTGGACGCGGGATGGGACGGCGGCGTGCACGACCCCGGCTCCGCCGGTCCGGGCGCGGTGGTCGGGACCATCCTCGGCCTCCAGGGCCTCGACCGGGACGGCGCCGGGCCGCCCGTCCCCGGGCTGCTGCACATATCCCAGCTCAGCGTGGCCCCCGACCGCTGGGGCCAGCACATCGGGCGGCAGCTGGTCGAGCAGGTCCTGATCCGCGCCTCGGCGCGCGGATTCGAACAGGCGCAGCTGTGGACGCACGCCGACAACCTGCGGGCGAACCGGCTGTACAAGTCCATGGGCTTCCGCCGCAGCGGCCGGGTTCGGATCGACGACTGGGGCGAGCTGCTGGTGCACTACCGGCGCGCGGTCCGGGGCTGA
- a CDS encoding ABC transporter ATP-binding protein, whose translation MAPLLEVNHLTTHIRTGDRRVVQAVDDVSFHLDAGETLGLVGESGCGKSMTGLSLMGLLPPGGAMIGRSSVVLAGRELVGLPERELRAVRGNEIAMVFQDPMSSLDPTKTIGYQVAEPVLLHRGCSKAEAMDRAAEVLGLVGLPHPKERLGDYPHQLSGGLRQRVMIAMALANEPKVLIADEPTTALDVTIQAQILTLLADLKDRLGMAMILITHDMGIMAGHADRINVMYAGRIAESTGTDALFGAMRHPYTQGLLAATPTLGQDSTRALYTVPGLPPDLADPPRGCRFAERCAYATDRCREEEPALAGSEQHLFACWHPTDGPLPPAEPVLTVAAQARAEAEVETADARPLLEVRSLVKEFPAGRGGFLGRERLSVHAVSDVSLTLGYGETFGLVGESGCGKTTLGRMIVGLERPSSGTVSLDGTDISSLRGRELRRHRRDLQMMFQDPMSSLDPRMRVSSTLLEPLQIQGIGTAKERLERAAELLAEVGLPESALDRFPHEFSGGQRQRIGLARALTLTPRVIVADEPVSALDVSIRAQVLNLMKRLQAAHRLSYVVISHDLAVVKYLADRIGVMYLGRMVEVGSGDDIHHRTAHPYTAGLLEAIPVPEPELERTKRGGGIRGELPSPLDPPSGCRFRTRCPLAQRRCAEEEPQLRHFGPGHVAACHFPLRTPLPEIPAPTAAAEGASTPV comes from the coding sequence ATGGCCCCCCTCCTCGAGGTCAACCACCTCACCACGCACATCCGAACCGGCGACCGCCGCGTGGTCCAGGCCGTGGACGACGTCTCCTTCCACCTGGACGCGGGCGAGACCCTCGGCCTGGTCGGCGAATCCGGCTGCGGGAAGTCCATGACCGGGCTCTCGCTGATGGGGCTGCTGCCCCCGGGCGGCGCGATGATCGGCAGGTCGTCGGTGGTGCTCGCCGGGCGCGAACTCGTCGGCCTGCCCGAGCGCGAACTGCGGGCGGTGCGCGGCAACGAGATCGCCATGGTCTTCCAGGACCCGATGAGCTCGCTCGACCCGACCAAGACCATCGGCTACCAGGTCGCCGAACCGGTCCTGCTGCACCGAGGCTGCTCGAAGGCCGAAGCCATGGACCGGGCCGCCGAGGTGCTCGGCCTGGTCGGCCTGCCGCACCCCAAGGAGCGGCTCGGGGACTACCCGCACCAGCTCTCCGGCGGCCTGCGGCAGCGGGTGATGATCGCCATGGCGCTCGCCAACGAGCCCAAGGTGCTCATCGCGGACGAGCCCACCACCGCCCTGGACGTCACCATCCAGGCGCAGATCCTCACCCTCCTCGCCGACCTCAAGGACCGGCTGGGCATGGCGATGATCCTGATCACCCACGACATGGGCATCATGGCCGGGCACGCCGATCGGATCAACGTCATGTACGCCGGGCGGATCGCCGAGAGCACCGGCACCGACGCGCTGTTCGGCGCCATGCGCCACCCCTACACCCAGGGCCTGCTGGCGGCCACGCCCACCCTCGGCCAGGACAGCACCCGCGCCCTCTACACCGTCCCCGGCCTGCCGCCGGACCTCGCCGACCCGCCCCGGGGCTGCCGCTTCGCCGAGCGCTGCGCGTACGCCACCGACCGTTGCCGGGAGGAGGAGCCGGCCCTGGCCGGGAGCGAGCAGCACCTGTTCGCCTGCTGGCACCCGACCGACGGCCCGCTGCCCCCGGCCGAGCCGGTGCTGACGGTCGCGGCGCAGGCCAGGGCGGAGGCCGAGGTCGAGACGGCCGACGCCCGCCCGCTGCTGGAGGTCCGCAGCCTGGTCAAGGAGTTCCCGGCCGGCCGGGGCGGGTTCCTGGGCCGGGAGCGGCTCTCCGTCCACGCCGTCTCGGACGTGTCGCTCACGCTCGGCTACGGCGAGACCTTCGGCCTGGTCGGCGAGTCCGGCTGCGGCAAGACCACCCTCGGCCGCATGATCGTCGGCCTGGAACGGCCCAGCTCCGGCACGGTCAGCCTGGACGGCACCGACATCAGCAGCCTGCGCGGGCGCGAACTGCGCCGCCACCGCCGGGATCTGCAGATGATGTTCCAGGACCCGATGAGCTCGCTCGATCCCCGGATGCGGGTCAGCAGCACCCTGCTGGAGCCGCTGCAGATCCAGGGCATCGGCACCGCCAAGGAGCGGCTGGAGCGCGCCGCCGAGCTGCTGGCCGAGGTCGGCCTGCCGGAGAGCGCCCTGGATCGGTTCCCGCACGAGTTCTCCGGCGGCCAGCGGCAGCGCATCGGCCTGGCCCGGGCGCTCACGCTGACGCCCCGGGTGATCGTCGCCGACGAGCCGGTCTCCGCGCTGGACGTCTCCATCCGCGCCCAGGTGCTCAACCTGATGAAGCGGCTGCAGGCCGCCCACCGGCTCTCGTACGTGGTCATCTCGCACGACCTGGCGGTGGTGAAGTACCTGGCCGACCGGATCGGGGTGATGTACCTGGGGCGGATGGTCGAGGTCGGCAGCGGGGACGACATCCACCACCGCACCGCCCACCCGTACACCGCGGGCCTGCTGGAGGCCATACCGGTGCCCGAGCCGGAGCTGGAGCGCACCAAGCGCGGCGGCGGGATCAGGGGCGAGCTGCCCAGCCCGCTGGACCCGCCCTCGGGCTGCCGCTTCCGCACCCGCTGCCCGCTGGCGCAGCGCCGGTGCGCGGAGGAGGAGCCGCAGCTGCGGCACTTCGGCCCCGGCCATGTGGCGGCCTGCCACTTCCCGCTGCGGACGCCGCTGCCGGAGATCCCGGCGCCGACGGCCGCCGCGGAGGGGGCGTCCACGCCGGTCTGA
- the rpmG gene encoding 50S ribosomal protein L33, translated as MAATDVRPKITLACVECKERNYITKKNRRNDPDRLELKKHCPRCKSHTAHRETR; from the coding sequence GTGGCCGCCACTGATGTCCGCCCGAAGATCACGCTGGCCTGCGTGGAGTGCAAGGAGCGGAACTACATCACCAAGAAGAACCGGCGTAACGACCCGGACCGTCTTGAGTTGAAGAAGCACTGCCCCCGCTGCAAGTCGCACACCGCGCACCGCGAGACCCGCTGA
- a CDS encoding TetR/AcrR family transcriptional regulator, with the protein MAKASMRMTAEERRESVIRAAMVEFAERGYNGTSTQLIADRVGVSQPYLFRIFPSKRAIFEAAARRCMDDIREAFVAASEGLSGEDAREAMSLAYIDLIADRSRLMMQMQMYVSTAAAEAAGDADVGEIVRGMWTDLWDTVTDAAAMTQEETREFFSQGMLINAMVAMGFPPEHRLWQGFNFEDKGH; encoded by the coding sequence ATGGCAAAGGCGAGCATGAGGATGACGGCGGAGGAGCGGCGCGAGAGCGTCATCCGCGCCGCCATGGTCGAGTTCGCCGAGCGCGGCTACAACGGCACCTCCACCCAGTTGATCGCCGACCGGGTCGGCGTCTCGCAGCCGTACCTGTTCCGGATCTTCCCCAGCAAGCGGGCGATCTTCGAGGCCGCCGCCCGGCGCTGCATGGACGACATCCGGGAGGCCTTCGTCGCCGCCTCCGAGGGGCTCAGCGGCGAGGACGCCCGGGAGGCCATGAGCCTGGCCTACATCGACCTCATCGCCGACCGCAGCCGGCTGATGATGCAGATGCAGATGTACGTCTCCACCGCGGCCGCCGAGGCCGCCGGGGACGCCGACGTCGGCGAGATCGTCCGGGGCATGTGGACCGACCTCTGGGACACCGTGACCGATGCGGCCGCGATGACCCAGGAGGAGACGCGGGAGTTCTTCTCGCAGGGAATGCTGATCAACGCAATGGTCGCCATGGGTTTTCCGCCGGAGCACCGCCTGTGGCAGGGATTCAACTTCGAGGACAAAGGGCACTGA
- a CDS encoding ABC transporter permease: MSSYLLRRVGQAVAVVIGVMVLTFVMLHLEPGSAARATLGVKATPGRIAIFNSVNGLDQPLYKQFLTYVRQVCEGDLGTSYSLQQPVSTLIAQRVPRDAVLVGISTVLSLLIALPLGIGQAVRRGGFADNVLTAVAFVLYSMPDFFFALLLISVFCVQLHLLPPEAPQAVSVGGILADPRALVLPLATMTLGSFSGYSRYMRSSAIDALAQDYIRVVRAKGLPERLVLARHVLRNSMLPIITLLGLSAPGIVAGAVIAEEVFNYPGMGLLFFQAATSHDYPILLGSTLVVGVATVAGNLVADVVYSLLDPRIRYVSS; the protein is encoded by the coding sequence GTGAGCAGCTACCTCCTGCGGCGCGTGGGTCAGGCGGTCGCCGTCGTCATCGGCGTGATGGTCCTGACCTTCGTCATGCTCCACCTGGAGCCCGGGAGCGCGGCCCGGGCCACCCTGGGGGTCAAGGCCACGCCCGGCCGCATCGCCATCTTCAACAGCGTCAACGGGCTCGACCAGCCGCTGTACAAGCAGTTCCTCACCTATGTGCGGCAGGTGTGCGAGGGCGACCTCGGCACCTCGTACTCGCTGCAGCAGCCGGTCTCCACGCTGATCGCCCAGCGGGTGCCCAGGGACGCGGTGCTGGTGGGGATCTCCACGGTGCTGTCGCTGCTGATCGCCCTGCCGCTGGGCATCGGCCAGGCGGTGCGGCGCGGCGGCTTCGCCGACAACGTGCTCACCGCGGTGGCGTTCGTGCTGTATTCCATGCCGGACTTCTTCTTCGCGCTGCTGCTGATCTCGGTCTTCTGCGTGCAGCTGCACCTGCTGCCGCCGGAGGCGCCGCAGGCAGTGTCGGTGGGCGGCATCCTGGCCGACCCGCGCGCCCTGGTGCTGCCGTTGGCGACGATGACGCTGGGCAGCTTCTCCGGCTACAGCCGCTACATGCGCTCCTCGGCGATCGACGCCCTGGCCCAGGACTACATCCGGGTGGTCCGGGCCAAGGGTCTGCCCGAGCGGCTGGTGCTGGCCCGGCACGTGCTGCGCAACTCCATGCTGCCGATCATCACCCTGCTCGGGCTCTCCGCACCGGGGATCGTGGCCGGCGCGGTGATCGCGGAGGAGGTCTTCAACTACCCCGGCATGGGCCTGCTCTTCTTCCAGGCCGCCACCAGCCACGACTACCCGATCCTGCTGGGCTCCACGCTGGTCGTCGGCGTGGCCACGGTCGCCGGGAACCTCGTCGCCGACGTCGTCTACAGCCTCCTCGACCCACGGATCCGCTATGTCAGCTCCTGA
- a CDS encoding ABC transporter permease, with the protein MSAPEPGTGTAELPEPPGRAAGTGRSETAEAGALAARTGSGRLIWQAFIHNRLAVAGALTVVVIALFCFLGPLFYHTDQVTVRLDLAELPPSSAHPLGTDASGYDVLGRLMEGGRSSLELGFAVAVATTVLGALYGAFAGLVGGIVDSLMMRVIDTFLAVPGLVLLLILVNLFTPNLWMIIILLSLLSWIGVARLVRGEVLTLRTRDFVLAATMMGATRWRVVVRHLLPNAIGVIIVSATFTVADAILTLSTLSFLGLGLPPPHADWGTMLSDGLNYLFDGYWWLVYPPAIILIVTVVAFNLIGDAVHNALDVRLSKN; encoded by the coding sequence ATGTCAGCTCCTGAACCGGGCACCGGCACCGCCGAGCTGCCCGAACCGCCCGGCCGGGCCGCCGGGACCGGCCGGTCCGAGACCGCCGAGGCGGGCGCGCTCGCCGCGCGCACCGGCTCCGGCCGGCTCATCTGGCAGGCGTTCATCCACAACCGGCTCGCCGTCGCAGGCGCGCTGACGGTCGTCGTGATCGCCCTGTTCTGCTTCCTGGGGCCGCTGTTCTACCACACCGACCAGGTGACCGTCCGGCTCGACCTGGCCGAACTGCCGCCCAGCAGCGCGCATCCGCTGGGCACCGACGCCTCCGGCTACGACGTGCTCGGACGGCTGATGGAGGGCGGGCGGTCGTCGCTGGAGCTGGGCTTCGCGGTGGCCGTCGCCACCACCGTCCTGGGCGCCCTGTACGGGGCGTTCGCCGGGCTGGTCGGCGGCATCGTGGACTCCCTGATGATGCGGGTCATCGACACCTTCCTGGCCGTCCCCGGCCTGGTACTGCTGCTGATCCTGGTGAACCTGTTCACCCCCAACCTGTGGATGATCATCATCCTGCTGTCGCTGCTCTCCTGGATCGGCGTGGCCAGGCTGGTGCGCGGCGAGGTGCTGACCCTGCGCACCCGGGACTTCGTGCTGGCGGCGACCATGATGGGCGCCACCCGCTGGCGCGTGGTGGTCCGGCACCTGCTGCCCAACGCCATCGGCGTGATCATCGTCAGCGCCACCTTCACCGTGGCCGACGCCATCCTCACCCTGTCGACCCTGAGCTTCCTCGGCCTCGGCCTGCCGCCGCCGCACGCCGACTGGGGCACCATGCTCTCGGACGGCCTCAACTACCTCTTCGACGGCTACTGGTGGCTGGTGTACCCGCCCGCGATCATCCTGATCGTGACGGTGGTGGCGTTCAACCTGATCGGTGACGCCGTCCACAACGCCCTGGACGTCCGCCTGAGCAAGAACTGA
- a CDS encoding hydrolase — translation MSTGTPSGGLGAPVGPAQLLSGARLPDGRTVDVRISGGRIEAIGAAGSLSAAERLDLSGYLLLPAPVEPHAHLDEAFSAGPWPEAASGPRTGPTPGPAPEPSPEALQRRITEAALGGLGYGAVAQRTHVRIGDAHALVRLEAALQAARGLRGLMELQVAVLPPPLSGAAGREGRALLREALAMGAHALGGSPDREADPVGCLRALATLAGEAERPLDLHTDAADPLRLAQLTDALRPLRTPVTLGPVPGLGRPAPDGLARAADRLASAGIALVCLPQSGRCVGLAAGADGPRRAGTGVPVRRLRAAGVVVAAGSGAVRDTANPVGRMDPLEAAFLLAACGELDVAAGYESVSAAARTVLGLPPVRLAVGFPAELLAVRGENLRGVLSGGHSRVVLHAGRVVSRTSAVREYADPIAPAVPRQGRSG, via the coding sequence ATGTCCACCGGCACGCCCTCCGGGGGGCTGGGCGCGCCCGTCGGCCCCGCCCAGCTGCTCTCCGGGGCCCGGCTGCCGGACGGCCGCACGGTGGACGTCCGGATCAGCGGCGGCCGGATCGAGGCGATCGGGGCGGCGGGCAGCCTGAGCGCCGCCGAACGACTGGACCTCAGCGGCTACCTGCTGCTCCCGGCCCCGGTGGAGCCCCATGCCCACCTGGACGAGGCGTTCAGCGCCGGCCCCTGGCCGGAGGCGGCGTCAGGCCCGCGTACCGGACCGACCCCGGGGCCCGCGCCGGAGCCCTCGCCGGAGGCGCTCCAGCGGCGGATCACCGAGGCGGCCCTCGGCGGCCTGGGCTACGGGGCGGTGGCGCAGCGCACCCATGTGCGGATCGGCGACGCGCACGCGCTGGTACGGCTGGAGGCCGCGCTGCAGGCGGCCCGGGGGCTGCGCGGCCTGATGGAGCTTCAGGTGGCGGTGTTGCCGCCGCCGTTGTCCGGGGCGGCCGGACGCGAGGGGCGCGCGCTGCTGCGGGAGGCGCTGGCGATGGGCGCGCACGCCCTCGGCGGCAGTCCCGACCGGGAGGCCGACCCGGTCGGCTGCCTGCGCGCCCTGGCCACCCTGGCCGGTGAGGCGGAGCGGCCGCTGGACCTGCACACCGACGCCGCAGATCCGCTGCGGCTGGCGCAACTGACGGACGCGCTGCGGCCGTTGCGCACCCCGGTGACGCTCGGCCCGGTCCCGGGGCTGGGCCGGCCGGCCCCGGACGGGCTGGCGCGCGCCGCCGACCGGCTGGCCTCGGCCGGGATCGCGCTGGTCTGCCTGCCGCAGAGCGGCCGCTGCGTCGGCCTGGCGGCCGGGGCCGACGGCCCGCGCCGCGCCGGGACGGGTGTGCCGGTGCGGCGGCTGCGGGCGGCCGGGGTGGTGGTGGCGGCGGGCAGCGGCGCGGTGCGGGACACCGCCAACCCGGTCGGGCGGATGGACCCGCTGGAGGCCGCGTTCCTGCTGGCCGCCTGCGGCGAGCTGGACGTGGCCGCCGGGTACGAGTCGGTGAGCGCGGCCGCCCGGACGGTGCTGGGCCTGCCGCCGGTCCGGCTGGCCGTCGGCTTCCCGGCCGAGCTGCTGGCCGTGCGCGGCGAGAACCTGCGCGGGGTGCTCTCCGGCGGCCACAGCCGGGTGGTGCTGCACGCGGGCCGGGTGGTCAGCCGGACCAGCGCGGTCCGCGAGTACGCCGACCCGATCGCCCCGGCCGTGCCCCGCCAGGGCCGCAGCGGCTGA